Proteins from a single region of Borrelia hispanica CRI:
- a CDS encoding DUF276 domain-containing protein (DUF276 is restricted to Borreliella and related spirochetes.) has product KNHLYLNVDAKIRDIYTRIANNNYGDMGISFEYQDFFAPVNEIKGVHCIDVSVALKENLNTKINEINDNEFKNNENIQVEENEILDFDFTSDRLLINISS; this is encoded by the coding sequence AAAAATCATCTATATCTTAATGTTGACGCTAAAATTAGAGATATTTACACCAGAATTGCAAATAATAATTATGGTGATATGGGAATTAGTTTTGAATATCAAGATTTCTTTGCTCCTGTGAATGAAATTAAGGGCGTACACTGCATTGATGTCTCTGTTGCTCTAAAAGAAAACTTGAATACAAAAATTAATGAGATCAATGATAACGAATTTAAGAATAATGAAAATATTCAGGTTGAAGAAAATGAAATTCTTGATTTTGATTTTACTTCTGATAGATTGTTAATCAATATATCCTCATAA